In one Corallococcus sp. EGB genomic region, the following are encoded:
- a CDS encoding chitosanase, translating to MALATGCGAAEDTAAPSVVEQALGACTHSVTTNTYVGPDYWGTLAFKNTGTVAIANPVIALDVPSGVTCDDDQPGWTHTQSGRTCTFTRTSSLTVAVNASYTFNYSTTSSTSFTAANVKVQSDSCGGTSPGGSGLTANQKKVAEALTSIWENDTPALDYAYSENIHDGRGYTNGRAGFCTGTGDAIQVVQCYRALRTEANGNRLAKYWNALTVINNRFLSTGQSQASTAELDAVGNWTADWAASFNTAATQADFKQCQDQVSDALYYTPTINEAAKWGLTQALTKAALYDASINHGFDGMKDLIRKANTALGNSGQVAPVIGYNGITEGAWLQAFLEKRRDVLASDSTWVEAVDRVAAYEKQRRRGNWDLGTALRNDVRARDCWGTAYPASGYTVRNINPDGTWSTPASSTYSCQ from the coding sequence ATGGCACTGGCAACAGGCTGTGGCGCGGCGGAGGACACGGCGGCTCCGAGCGTGGTGGAGCAGGCGCTGGGCGCGTGCACGCACTCGGTGACGACGAACACGTATGTCGGCCCGGACTACTGGGGCACGCTCGCGTTCAAGAACACGGGGACGGTGGCCATCGCCAACCCGGTCATCGCGCTCGACGTGCCCTCGGGCGTGACGTGTGACGATGATCAACCCGGCTGGACGCACACGCAGTCCGGCCGCACGTGCACCTTCACGCGCACGTCGTCGCTGACGGTGGCGGTCAACGCGTCCTACACGTTCAACTACTCCACCACCTCCAGCACGTCCTTCACCGCCGCCAACGTGAAGGTCCAGTCCGACAGCTGCGGCGGCACGTCCCCCGGCGGCTCCGGCCTCACCGCGAACCAGAAGAAGGTGGCGGAGGCGCTCACCAGCATCTGGGAGAACGACACGCCCGCGCTGGACTACGCCTATTCGGAGAACATCCACGACGGGCGCGGCTACACCAACGGCCGCGCGGGCTTCTGCACCGGCACGGGTGACGCCATCCAGGTGGTGCAGTGCTACCGGGCCCTGCGCACGGAGGCCAATGGCAACCGCCTGGCGAAGTACTGGAACGCGCTCACCGTCATCAACAACCGCTTCCTGTCCACGGGCCAGTCACAGGCGTCCACGGCGGAGCTGGACGCGGTGGGCAACTGGACCGCGGACTGGGCGGCCAGCTTCAACACCGCCGCCACGCAGGCGGACTTCAAGCAGTGCCAGGACCAGGTGAGCGACGCGCTCTACTACACGCCCACCATCAACGAGGCCGCGAAGTGGGGCCTCACCCAGGCGCTCACCAAGGCCGCGCTGTACGACGCCTCCATCAACCACGGCTTCGACGGAATGAAGGACCTCATCCGCAAGGCCAACACGGCCCTGGGCAACAGCGGCCAGGTGGCGCCGGTGATTGGCTACAACGGCATCACGGAAGGCGCCTGGCTCCAGGCGTTCCTGGAGAAGCGCCGCGACGTGCTCGCGTCGGACTCCACCTGGGTGGAGGCGGTGGACCGCGTGGCCGCGTACGAGAAGCAGCGCCGCCGCGGCAACTGGGACCTGGGCACCGCCCTGCGCAACGACGTGCGCGCCCGCGACTGCTGGGGGACGGCCTACCCGGCGAGCGGCTACACCGTGCGCAACATCAACCCGGATGGCACCTGGAGCACGCCAGCTTCGTCCACGTATTCCTGCCAGTAG
- a CDS encoding AAA domain-containing protein, with amino-acid sequence MARDVSFFDKLASLLAQEREAEKARMSALAQGLTLREREEQGLSVLDLETVEEEVGLGGRILLTLARADRGRLPTRVSNGDLVAVLPRRAEVKDPAKALVSRATSTRIQLAFDREPPAYLSEGLLRLDVVPNDVTYERVRAGLQRVKGMDKGQERHKREVLLGNEPPRFDNAKDFTPTRPLNPEQQDAAKRALAAEDFFLVHGPPGTGKSTVLAEIAAQAVSRGERLLCTAASNAAVDHLLELCLEQGLRAIRVGHPARVAARLQEHTLDIVVEEHPDRVVSRDLFDEAFDLFGYARRQRSQGRSRERFANARSSTAEAKDLMDEARKLEKKAVKAVLARADVVCVTLASLGSGVLAGEEFDRALLDEATQATEPLALLGFLRAPKVVLAGDPQQLPPTVLSQEASKAGLGTSLFERLLQDHGDDVKRMLREQYRMNAAIMAFPSKEMYGGELRAHPSVADRTLAGVLDAGADVDAPPVLYLDTAGKGFDEEVEPTTHSLLNPGEATYVLARAKELLAKGLSPRELAVIAPYSAQARHLREALEAVHPEVEVDTVDAFQGREKDAILVSLTRSNGEGQLGFLNDLRRMNVALTRARRHLFVVGDSATLSSHPFYARFIEGTQTDGGYRSAWEWPDPAEQ; translated from the coding sequence ATGGCCCGTGACGTCTCGTTCTTCGACAAGCTCGCCTCGCTGCTCGCCCAGGAGCGCGAGGCCGAGAAGGCCCGCATGTCCGCGCTCGCGCAAGGGCTCACCCTGCGCGAGCGCGAGGAGCAGGGCCTGTCCGTGCTGGACCTGGAGACCGTCGAGGAGGAGGTGGGCCTGGGCGGCCGCATCCTCCTCACGCTCGCCCGCGCGGACCGGGGGAGGCTGCCCACGCGCGTGTCCAACGGCGACCTGGTGGCGGTGCTGCCCCGCCGCGCGGAGGTGAAGGACCCGGCGAAGGCGCTCGTGTCGCGCGCCACCTCCACCCGCATCCAGCTGGCCTTCGACCGCGAACCGCCCGCCTACCTGTCCGAAGGGCTCCTGCGCCTGGACGTCGTCCCCAACGACGTCACGTATGAGCGCGTGCGCGCCGGCCTCCAGCGCGTGAAGGGCATGGACAAGGGCCAGGAGCGCCACAAGCGCGAGGTGCTCCTGGGCAACGAGCCCCCGCGCTTCGACAACGCGAAGGACTTCACCCCCACCCGCCCGCTCAACCCGGAGCAGCAGGACGCCGCGAAGCGCGCGCTCGCCGCGGAGGACTTCTTCCTGGTCCACGGCCCGCCCGGCACCGGCAAGTCCACCGTGCTGGCGGAAATCGCGGCCCAGGCCGTGTCACGCGGTGAGCGCCTGTTGTGCACGGCGGCCAGCAACGCCGCGGTGGATCACCTCCTGGAGCTGTGCCTGGAGCAGGGGCTGCGCGCCATCCGCGTGGGCCACCCCGCGCGCGTCGCCGCCCGCCTGCAGGAGCACACGCTGGACATCGTGGTGGAGGAGCACCCGGACCGCGTCGTCAGCCGCGACCTGTTCGATGAGGCCTTCGACCTCTTCGGCTACGCGCGGCGCCAGCGCAGCCAGGGCCGCAGCCGCGAGCGCTTCGCCAACGCGCGCTCCTCCACGGCCGAGGCCAAGGACCTGATGGACGAGGCGCGCAAGCTGGAGAAGAAGGCCGTGAAGGCCGTGCTCGCCCGCGCGGACGTGGTGTGCGTGACGCTCGCGAGCCTGGGCTCCGGCGTGCTCGCGGGCGAGGAGTTCGACCGCGCCCTCCTGGACGAAGCCACCCAGGCCACCGAGCCGCTGGCCCTGCTGGGCTTCCTGCGCGCGCCCAAGGTGGTGCTCGCCGGAGACCCGCAGCAGTTGCCGCCCACCGTGCTGTCGCAGGAGGCCTCCAAGGCGGGCCTGGGCACGAGCCTCTTCGAGCGCCTGCTCCAGGACCACGGCGACGACGTGAAGCGCATGCTGCGCGAGCAGTACCGGATGAACGCCGCCATCATGGCCTTCCCCTCGAAGGAGATGTACGGCGGCGAATTGCGCGCCCACCCGTCCGTGGCGGACCGCACGCTCGCGGGGGTGCTCGACGCCGGCGCGGACGTGGACGCCCCGCCGGTGCTCTACCTGGACACCGCGGGCAAGGGCTTCGACGAAGAGGTGGAGCCCACCACGCACAGCCTCCTCAACCCGGGCGAGGCCACCTACGTCCTCGCCCGCGCGAAAGAGCTCCTGGCGAAGGGGCTGTCCCCGCGCGAGCTCGCCGTCATCGCGCCGTACAGCGCCCAGGCCCGCCACCTGCGCGAGGCGCTGGAGGCCGTGCACCCGGAGGTGGAGGTGGACACCGTGGACGCGTTCCAGGGCCGGGAGAAGGACGCCATCCTCGTCAGCCTCACCCGCTCCAACGGCGAGGGGCAGCTGGGCTTCCTCAACGACCTGCGCCGCATGAACGTGGCCCTCACCCGCGCCCGCCGGCACCTGTTCGTCGTGGGCGACTCCGCCACCTTGAGCAGCCACCCCTTCTACGCGCGCTTCATCGAGGGCACCCAGACGGACGGCGGCTACCGCTCGGCATGGGAATGGCCGGACCCGGCTGAACAATGA
- a CDS encoding alpha/beta fold hydrolase, which yields MPAAAFESLTVDAEGLPLHVRQRGPQGAPAVLMLHGWLDHSHSFDPLCEHLPEAWRTVLLDLRGMGQSGHAGPGAAYHFSDHLLDVEATLDGLALPPVHLVGHSLGGIVALAYAAARPERVQSLTLIESLGPSGGPPAGAVQRLRGFLDDAHRPPHRKRYPTVEAAAERLRQANPTLSPDAALLFARHGTRRTPEGDVTFTFDPRHRRRFGQSFDEPQWLALEAAVTCPVQLLRGTNGLSPAPELLEARVAALRTLVGPPRAFEGGHHVHLEQPAAIAAAIAAFVAASSSARGAEASGS from the coding sequence GTGCCCGCCGCCGCATTTGAATCCCTCACCGTCGACGCAGAAGGGCTGCCGCTGCACGTGCGGCAGCGTGGCCCCCAGGGCGCGCCCGCCGTGCTGATGCTTCACGGGTGGCTCGACCATTCCCACAGCTTTGATCCGCTCTGCGAGCACCTGCCCGAGGCCTGGCGCACGGTGCTGCTCGACCTTCGCGGCATGGGTCAGAGCGGCCACGCGGGCCCCGGCGCCGCGTACCACTTCAGCGACCACCTGCTGGACGTGGAGGCCACCCTGGACGGGCTGGCCCTGCCCCCCGTGCACCTGGTGGGGCACTCGCTGGGCGGCATCGTCGCGCTCGCGTACGCCGCCGCGCGCCCGGAGCGCGTCCAGAGCCTGACCCTCATTGAAAGCCTGGGGCCCTCCGGCGGCCCTCCCGCGGGCGCCGTGCAGCGGCTGCGCGGCTTCCTGGATGACGCGCACCGCCCGCCCCACCGCAAGCGCTACCCCACCGTGGAGGCCGCCGCCGAGCGCCTGCGTCAGGCGAACCCCACCCTCTCCCCGGACGCGGCGCTCCTCTTCGCCCGCCACGGCACCCGGCGCACGCCGGAGGGCGACGTCACCTTCACCTTTGATCCGCGCCACCGCCGCCGCTTCGGCCAGTCCTTCGACGAGCCCCAGTGGCTGGCGCTGGAGGCCGCCGTCACCTGCCCCGTGCAGCTGTTGCGTGGAACGAATGGGCTGTCCCCTGCCCCGGAGCTGCTGGAGGCGCGGGTGGCGGCCCTGCGCACGCTCGTGGGGCCGCCCCGCGCTTTCGAGGGAGGCCACCACGTGCACCTGGAGCAGCCCGCCGCCATCGCCGCCGCGATCGCCGCCTTCGTCGCCGCCAGCTCCAGCGCCCGGGGTGCTGAAGCGTCCGGTTCATGA
- a CDS encoding choice-of-anchor D domain-containing protein gives MGMGWRGRFVLLASLVTGTMACHEEDQTRAVQATAVLDQDALDFGEVPVGEWREKEVRIRNVGYVPFSALEALGLGNNPSYQVELTDGGGRVPPGESHVVKVRFHPLAEGPVDETLRVTTDANVGALQQVPVHGLGTPTRIGVNPPVLDYETLEVDSDRTLEVTVTNPVDLPLTLKLAGENVDPFTPDTITVPPNTTQVVKTKYLPRSLGRMGARLEVVSCETCTPSVVDLKGNSVASAFVFDPAPVPFDEIPVHERTESFTRARNVTWRPVTISSLATSDRAFSALSKPEGTTVQPGQVVEMRMEFAARFSGPNVGNLTVAYASDKARESRVMLDARGGRPTLAVAPVALDFGELPVGGKVEQVIRITNAGSNGPLTFTGVRAVGDAAQFSVSTPARGTQTYAWKGGTWPTLEANGLQINPGDDALEMKVYFEPRNEGSFTATLYVQSNDLFTPERAITLTGRARASGPCVYELLPQPKLEFANVVPGRGAVLGFYFRNPGRAECAIKNVHLSNDGGGVFSMPGGPITGGVVLYDTAFSSMIAFRAPPTGGEFNGELMLTVNNPAYPTVTLPIHAVSNPSCLVATPSFVDFGPIRYDCPARPRRTFMSNRCSEPLTVGDAVIGNGTSKQFSLRTPVTAPITLQPGEGFEMEVDYARNVLGQHYSPLYFQVDEERNRFLVPLLAETNHEGIQVDRFTQGTDSQLDVLFVVSNTTTMEPYQQRLRSAIPGWLARARELNVDVRVGVTSTGLVPRQGLCGGGANGGEAGRLFPVDGSRARVVSGNSANAAATIQANLDVGLCHNLVQGLETMRQGLSAPLSEQADDVRTPQPNDGNLGFTRAAARMAVVVLADEDDHSGFGPDSYIQFLQTLKGTGMSQRSNLHALIPNGSCSTASSSADRFAAVARGTGGTVGSICEGDYRGFLDPIIQQAGVPQADFPLTATPDGTAEMSVRVNGRILEANQWTYDPGRNAVIFAAGSVPTPGQSVEIRYRSVCAATP, from the coding sequence ATGGGGATGGGGTGGAGGGGTCGGTTCGTCCTGCTGGCATCGTTGGTGACGGGGACGATGGCGTGTCACGAAGAGGACCAGACGCGCGCGGTGCAGGCCACGGCGGTGCTGGACCAGGACGCGCTCGACTTCGGCGAGGTGCCGGTGGGCGAGTGGCGCGAGAAGGAGGTCCGCATCCGCAACGTCGGTTACGTGCCCTTCTCCGCGCTGGAGGCCTTGGGCCTGGGCAACAACCCGTCCTACCAGGTGGAGCTGACGGACGGCGGAGGCCGCGTTCCGCCGGGCGAGTCACACGTCGTCAAGGTGCGCTTCCACCCGCTGGCCGAGGGTCCGGTGGACGAAACGCTGCGCGTGACGACGGACGCCAACGTGGGCGCCCTGCAGCAGGTGCCCGTGCACGGCCTGGGCACGCCCACGCGCATCGGCGTGAACCCGCCGGTGCTGGACTACGAGACGCTCGAGGTGGACAGCGACCGCACGCTGGAGGTCACCGTCACCAACCCGGTGGACCTGCCGCTGACCCTGAAGCTCGCGGGCGAGAACGTGGATCCGTTCACCCCGGACACCATCACCGTGCCCCCCAACACCACGCAGGTGGTGAAGACGAAGTACCTGCCGCGTTCGCTGGGGCGGATGGGCGCCCGGCTGGAGGTGGTGTCCTGCGAGACGTGCACCCCGTCCGTGGTGGACCTGAAGGGCAACTCCGTGGCGAGCGCCTTCGTGTTCGACCCGGCGCCCGTGCCCTTCGACGAAATCCCGGTGCACGAGCGCACCGAGTCCTTCACCCGCGCGCGCAACGTCACCTGGCGCCCGGTGACCATCTCCTCGCTGGCCACCAGCGACCGGGCCTTCTCCGCGCTGTCCAAGCCGGAGGGCACCACGGTGCAGCCGGGCCAGGTGGTGGAGATGCGCATGGAGTTCGCCGCGCGCTTCTCCGGGCCCAACGTGGGCAACCTCACCGTGGCGTACGCGTCCGACAAGGCGCGTGAGTCGCGCGTGATGCTGGATGCGCGCGGTGGCCGGCCCACGCTGGCCGTGGCCCCGGTGGCGCTCGACTTCGGCGAACTGCCGGTGGGCGGCAAGGTGGAGCAGGTCATCCGCATCACCAACGCGGGCAGCAACGGCCCGCTCACCTTCACCGGCGTGCGCGCGGTCGGCGACGCCGCCCAGTTCAGCGTGAGCACGCCCGCGCGCGGCACCCAGACGTATGCCTGGAAGGGCGGCACCTGGCCCACGCTGGAGGCCAACGGCCTGCAGATCAACCCGGGCGACGACGCGCTGGAGATGAAGGTCTACTTCGAGCCCAGGAACGAGGGCAGCTTCACCGCGACGCTCTACGTGCAGTCCAACGACCTCTTCACGCCCGAGCGCGCCATCACCCTGACGGGCCGCGCCCGCGCCTCCGGCCCCTGCGTGTACGAATTGCTGCCGCAGCCGAAGCTGGAGTTCGCCAACGTGGTGCCGGGCCGCGGCGCGGTGCTGGGCTTCTACTTCCGCAACCCGGGCCGGGCCGAGTGCGCCATCAAGAACGTGCACCTGTCCAATGACGGCGGCGGCGTGTTCTCCATGCCCGGCGGGCCCATCACCGGCGGCGTGGTGCTCTACGACACGGCCTTCAGCTCCATGATTGCCTTCCGCGCGCCCCCCACGGGCGGCGAGTTCAACGGCGAGCTGATGCTCACCGTCAACAACCCGGCCTACCCCACGGTGACGCTGCCCATCCACGCGGTGTCCAACCCGTCGTGCCTCGTGGCCACGCCGTCCTTCGTGGACTTCGGGCCCATCCGCTACGACTGCCCAGCCAGGCCGCGCAGGACGTTCATGTCCAACCGCTGCAGCGAGCCGCTCACCGTGGGGGACGCCGTCATCGGCAACGGCACGTCCAAGCAGTTCTCCCTGCGCACGCCGGTGACGGCCCCCATCACGCTGCAGCCCGGCGAGGGCTTCGAGATGGAGGTGGACTACGCCCGCAACGTGCTGGGCCAGCACTACAGCCCGCTGTACTTCCAGGTGGACGAGGAGCGCAACCGCTTCCTGGTCCCGCTGCTGGCGGAGACCAACCACGAGGGCATCCAGGTGGACCGCTTCACGCAGGGCACCGACAGCCAGTTGGACGTGCTCTTCGTGGTCTCCAACACCACCACCATGGAGCCGTACCAGCAGCGCCTGCGCAGCGCGATCCCCGGGTGGCTGGCGCGCGCCAGGGAGCTGAACGTGGACGTGCGCGTGGGCGTCACGAGCACGGGCCTGGTGCCGCGCCAGGGGCTGTGCGGCGGCGGCGCCAACGGCGGTGAGGCCGGCCGCCTCTTCCCGGTGGACGGCAGCCGCGCCCGCGTGGTGTCCGGCAACAGCGCCAACGCGGCGGCCACCATCCAGGCCAACCTCGACGTGGGCCTGTGCCACAACCTGGTGCAGGGCCTGGAGACGATGCGCCAGGGCCTGTCCGCCCCGCTGTCCGAGCAGGCCGACGACGTCCGCACCCCGCAGCCCAACGACGGCAACCTGGGCTTCACCCGCGCCGCCGCGCGCATGGCGGTGGTGGTGCTGGCGGACGAGGACGACCACTCCGGCTTCGGGCCGGACAGCTACATCCAGTTCCTCCAGACGCTGAAGGGCACGGGCATGTCCCAGCGCAGCAACCTGCACGCGCTCATCCCCAACGGCTCCTGCTCCACCGCGAGCAGCAGCGCGGACCGCTTCGCCGCGGTGGCCAGGGGCACGGGCGGCACCGTGGGCTCCATCTGCGAGGGCGACTACCGCGGGTTCCTGGACCCCATCATCCAGCAGGCCGGGGTGCCGCAGGCGGACTTCCCCCTCACCGCGACGCCGGATGGCACCGCGGAGATGAGCGTCCGGGTGAATGGCCGCATCCTGGAGGCGAACCAGTGGACCTACGACCCGGGCCGCAACGCGGTCATCTTCGCGGCGGGCTCCGTGCCCACCCCGGGCCAGTCCGTGGAGATCCGCTACCGCAGCGTCTGCGCCGCCACGCCGTAG
- a CDS encoding serine/threonine-protein kinase has product METFGRYELLRKLATGGMGAVYLARQKGPVGFQKLLVVKRLLPHLSEDDEFLQMFLDEARIAALLNHPNIAQIYEMGDVDGQYYIAMEYVHGEPLGSLVPRATAHPGGFPLGLRCRIIAEAAAGLDAAHNARSPSGRKLSLIHRDVSPQNVLVGFNGGVKLIDFGVAKAQGKLSQTVVGTIKGKHAYMSPEQARGEPLDARSDVFGLGTVFYELLTGGRLFKRETEMATLKAVVGHKIVPPSEAVPGIPKSLDPIVFKALARKRDDRFSTAGELQLALEEFLQQEKLQGTSAHLAAFMRDVYADELEEERFAAEPTMIYFDPRLMARPGGSAPAKPPASGTTAASGKAQGPAKTAPRAQEPSVSQSSTKAAGSPDDSGVGHAPERTSRTKETSGLSRPEARPVRTRENTGVSLADTRPLHDEDSGHPTSKHEALRGDAAKPSRPPEGSTGSRSAAKAMKSSGDSTGSRSAAKAVRASEDSAGTRAPAKTGRTEASVSSARRPRGTGPDSDK; this is encoded by the coding sequence GTGGAAACGTTCGGCCGCTATGAATTGCTGCGCAAACTGGCCACCGGTGGCATGGGGGCCGTCTATCTGGCGCGGCAGAAGGGGCCGGTGGGGTTCCAGAAGCTGCTGGTGGTGAAGCGGCTCTTGCCCCACCTGTCGGAGGACGACGAGTTCCTCCAGATGTTCCTGGACGAGGCGCGCATCGCGGCGCTGCTCAACCACCCCAACATCGCGCAGATCTACGAGATGGGGGACGTGGACGGGCAGTACTACATCGCGATGGAGTACGTGCACGGAGAGCCGCTGGGCTCGCTGGTGCCGCGCGCCACGGCGCACCCGGGCGGCTTCCCGCTGGGCCTGCGCTGCCGGATCATCGCGGAGGCGGCGGCGGGGCTGGACGCGGCCCACAACGCGCGCAGCCCGTCCGGCCGGAAGCTGTCGCTCATCCACCGGGACGTGTCGCCGCAGAACGTGCTGGTGGGCTTCAACGGCGGCGTGAAGCTCATCGACTTCGGGGTGGCGAAGGCCCAGGGGAAGCTGTCCCAGACGGTGGTGGGCACCATCAAGGGCAAGCACGCGTACATGTCTCCGGAGCAGGCGCGGGGCGAGCCGCTGGATGCGCGCTCGGACGTGTTCGGCCTGGGGACGGTGTTCTACGAGCTGCTCACGGGCGGGCGCCTGTTCAAGCGCGAGACGGAGATGGCCACGCTGAAGGCCGTCGTGGGGCACAAAATCGTCCCGCCGTCGGAGGCCGTGCCGGGCATCCCCAAGTCGCTGGACCCCATCGTCTTCAAGGCGCTGGCGCGCAAGCGCGACGACCGCTTCTCCACCGCGGGCGAGCTGCAGCTGGCGCTGGAGGAGTTCCTCCAGCAGGAGAAGCTGCAAGGCACCAGCGCGCACCTGGCCGCGTTCATGCGGGACGTGTACGCGGACGAGCTGGAGGAGGAGCGCTTCGCGGCCGAGCCGACGATGATCTACTTCGACCCGCGCCTGATGGCCCGGCCGGGGGGGAGTGCCCCCGCGAAGCCCCCGGCCTCCGGGACGACGGCGGCGTCGGGCAAGGCGCAAGGTCCCGCGAAGACGGCGCCGCGCGCGCAGGAACCGTCGGTGAGCCAGTCCTCGACGAAGGCCGCCGGGTCGCCGGATGACTCCGGCGTGGGGCATGCGCCGGAGCGGACGTCGCGCACGAAGGAGACCTCCGGCCTCAGCCGTCCGGAGGCCCGGCCCGTGAGGACGCGGGAGAACACGGGCGTGAGCCTCGCGGACACGCGGCCCCTGCACGACGAGGACTCGGGCCACCCCACCTCGAAGCACGAGGCCCTGCGCGGCGACGCCGCGAAGCCCTCCCGTCCTCCCGAGGGCTCCACGGGAAGCCGCTCCGCCGCGAAGGCCATGAAGTCCTCCGGGGACTCCACGGGCAGCCGCTCCGCCGCGAAGGCCGTGCGCGCTTCGGAAGACTCCGCCGGAACCAGGGCCCCCGCGAAGACGGGCCGCACCGAGGCCTCGGTGTCCTCCGCCCGGCGCCCGCGCGGCACCGGGCCCGACTCCGACAAGTAG
- a CDS encoding phosphate/phosphite/phosphonate ABC transporter substrate-binding protein, with the protein MTLQVPSGPRHSFRFGLPPSLGSETARERAERLASFLQRALGKLVEVSVATSYETLAKDLLSGRADAAWAPPFVCARMEAMGVRVLARGVRRGMSSYRSALVGRAGSGLTLEKLKGAKAVWVDRDSVAGYLLPSAFLKTQGLEPSRVFVSQQFTGSYQGALEAVLEGRAEVTSVFCPPASTGLTFTTGVEDVLGPGMGSRFELLAYTDEAPNDGVPVAMGLPAPLVASLEAALLGLPSTPDGQVLLRDIFNADRFEVAPRMGYRALYRVALASL; encoded by the coding sequence ATGACCCTGCAAGTCCCCTCCGGTCCGCGGCATTCCTTCCGATTCGGCCTGCCGCCGTCGCTGGGCAGTGAGACGGCGCGCGAGCGCGCGGAGCGGCTCGCGTCGTTCCTCCAGCGCGCGCTGGGCAAGCTGGTGGAGGTGAGCGTCGCCACCAGCTACGAGACGCTGGCGAAGGACCTGCTGTCGGGGCGCGCGGACGCGGCGTGGGCGCCGCCCTTCGTGTGCGCGCGCATGGAGGCCATGGGGGTGCGGGTCCTGGCGCGAGGGGTGCGCCGGGGCATGTCCAGCTACCGCTCCGCGCTGGTGGGGCGGGCGGGCTCCGGGCTGACGCTGGAGAAGCTGAAGGGCGCCAAGGCGGTGTGGGTGGACCGCGATTCGGTGGCGGGCTACCTCTTGCCCAGCGCGTTCCTGAAGACGCAGGGGCTGGAGCCGTCGCGCGTGTTCGTGTCCCAGCAGTTCACGGGCTCGTACCAGGGCGCGCTGGAGGCGGTGCTGGAGGGCAGGGCGGAGGTGACGAGCGTGTTCTGTCCGCCGGCCTCCACGGGGCTCACGTTCACCACGGGCGTGGAGGACGTGCTGGGGCCCGGGATGGGCTCGAGGTTCGAGCTGTTGGCGTACACGGACGAGGCCCCCAACGACGGCGTGCCGGTGGCCATGGGGCTGCCCGCGCCGCTGGTGGCCTCGCTGGAGGCGGCGCTGTTGGGGCTGCCGTCCACGCCGGACGGACAGGTGCTCCTGCGCGACATCTTCAACGCGGACCGGTTCGAAGTGGCGCCGCGCATGGGCTACCGCGCGCTGTACCGCGTGGCCCTGGCGAGCCTGTAG
- a CDS encoding tellurite resistance TerB family protein produces MAREQAVNARKERNAALVEAMLLAAMADGSVSQREMQTLLARVLERPEFEGTQSGELNLLVESSAVRLSEARNLEEVLASLRRRLPDHKNRMLAFGLAAAVALADQRATRSELGLLKTFQAALGISEDEVAQIIDVIEQGGSLSEALGEPLERLFAEVMVLVLAADGQLKEAEARAMVESFAADPLFQNVSPERAQGFVSESVAALASDGLPQRLQVLAHGLSTHSQRVKAYQLATKIAHASGRTSTAEQRILDLLQATFGLADDEVARLDQQG; encoded by the coding sequence ATGGCTCGAGAGCAGGCAGTGAACGCGCGCAAGGAGCGCAACGCGGCGCTGGTGGAGGCCATGCTGCTGGCCGCCATGGCGGACGGCAGCGTGTCCCAGCGCGAGATGCAGACGCTCCTGGCCCGCGTGCTGGAGCGCCCGGAGTTCGAGGGCACGCAGTCCGGCGAGCTGAACCTGCTGGTGGAGTCCAGCGCGGTGCGGCTGTCGGAGGCGCGCAACCTGGAGGAGGTGCTGGCCTCGCTGCGCCGCAGGCTTCCGGACCACAAGAACCGGATGCTGGCCTTCGGCCTGGCGGCGGCGGTGGCGCTGGCGGATCAGCGGGCCACGCGCTCGGAGCTGGGGCTGCTCAAGACGTTCCAGGCGGCCCTGGGCATCTCCGAGGACGAGGTCGCGCAGATCATCGACGTCATCGAACAGGGGGGCAGCCTGTCGGAGGCGCTGGGCGAGCCCCTGGAGCGGCTGTTCGCGGAGGTGATGGTGCTGGTGCTGGCGGCGGACGGCCAGCTGAAGGAGGCGGAGGCCCGCGCGATGGTGGAGAGCTTCGCCGCGGATCCGCTCTTCCAGAACGTGAGCCCGGAGCGGGCGCAGGGCTTCGTGAGCGAGTCCGTGGCGGCGCTCGCGTCGGACGGGCTGCCGCAGCGACTTCAGGTCCTGGCGCACGGCCTCTCCACGCACTCGCAGCGGGTGAAGGCGTACCAGCTGGCCACGAAGATCGCCCACGCGTCCGGGCGGACGAGCACCGCGGAGCAGCGCATCCTGGACCTGCTCCAGGCGACGTTCGGTCTGGCGGACGATGAAGTGGCGCGGCTGGACCAGCAGGGGTAA